The Methanoplanus sp. FWC-SCC4 genome has a window encoding:
- the hemA gene encoding glutamyl-tRNA reductase, which translates to MKYELLTPVSCAGLTHRETDVTGLEEFRFADEEAFLQEAREHFKGVVLLQTCNRVEIYVQGDSETLQHFLEEKGKKNFWTLEGCACLNHLLHLSAGIDSMIVGEDQILGQLKKALSLSQASGVCSPVLDLCINKAVHAGIEVRKRTNINNGAVSIGSAAVELAEELLGSLDGSHILVVGGGEIGKLVAQALAAKKLTAIYVTNRTFETAKTLAEEIGGKAVMLDELYRYISLSDVVISCTAAPHPIIHAKPIAETIKNRVWPLDKKPKPLILIDIAQPRDIEDSVRTIEGVRVFTIDDLKNVSEKNLISRRHEAELAEKFLLEEEKKFVSLINRASANEALADLHTWAEAIRIRERDRALSRLSGSEIKTNEIVDDFSRVLVKKLLTDATFAIRSCAEIGDMNTAEKIVLAITRGKRPCSPKEDLED; encoded by the coding sequence ATGAAATACGAATTACTGACTCCTGTATCATGTGCGGGTCTTACCCATCGTGAAACTGATGTAACAGGTCTTGAAGAATTCAGATTTGCGGATGAAGAGGCATTTTTGCAGGAAGCAAGAGAACACTTCAAAGGCGTTGTCCTTCTCCAGACATGCAACAGGGTTGAGATTTATGTTCAGGGTGATTCCGAAACCCTGCAACATTTTTTAGAAGAAAAAGGGAAAAAAAACTTTTGGACACTTGAAGGCTGTGCCTGTCTCAATCATCTTCTCCACCTTTCAGCAGGAATTGATTCAATGATAGTAGGGGAAGATCAAATTTTAGGGCAGCTAAAAAAAGCGCTTTCCCTGTCTCAGGCTTCCGGAGTATGCAGTCCGGTTCTCGACTTATGCATAAACAAGGCGGTTCATGCAGGAATTGAGGTCAGAAAACGGACAAACATTAATAATGGGGCCGTTTCGATTGGCTCTGCAGCAGTGGAACTAGCAGAAGAGCTGTTAGGATCACTTGATGGAAGTCATATCCTTGTAGTTGGAGGAGGGGAAATTGGAAAACTTGTTGCACAGGCTCTTGCCGCAAAAAAGCTCACAGCAATATATGTAACAAACAGAACCTTTGAAACAGCCAAAACACTTGCAGAGGAAATTGGCGGCAAAGCAGTCATGCTCGACGAACTCTACCGTTACATATCCCTATCAGATGTTGTCATATCATGTACTGCGGCACCTCACCCAATAATACATGCCAAACCCATTGCCGAAACGATCAAAAACCGTGTATGGCCTCTTGACAAAAAACCAAAACCACTGATATTAATTGATATAGCCCAGCCCAGAGACATTGAAGACAGTGTCAGAACGATCGAAGGCGTCAGGGTTTTTACAATCGATGACCTCAAAAATGTCAGTGAAAAGAATTTAATCAGCAGAAGACACGAAGCGGAACTTGCTGAAAAATTTTTACTCGAAGAAGAGAAAAAATTTGTTTCATTAATCAATCGTGCTTCCGCAAACGAAGCTTTGGCCGATCTCCATACATGGGCAGAAGCAATACGTATCCGTGAACGTGATCGTGCACTATCACGGCTTTCGGGTTCTGAAATAAAAACAAATGAAATTGTAGATGATTTTTCAAGAGTATTGGTAAAAAAACTCCTGACAGATGCCACCTTTGCTATCCGCAGCTGTGCAGAGATTGGAGATATGAATACAGCAGAAAAAATTGTATTAGCAATAACCAGAGGTAAAAGACCATGTTCCCCCAAAGAAGACTTAGAAGACTGA
- a CDS encoding precorrin-2 dehydrogenase/sirohydrochlorin ferrochelatase family protein encodes MIPLIHEMKGKRIVIFGGGDVGFRKAAYFYPEAEVVVVSRRHLEEIQRMGVLCIEMDLNTASEDDIKKVIGDSVLIVASTSDRTLNNRIGVFAKELGIHFNNADGEPGDIIIPSKISGENYIIAISTGGKSPGMSRYIRLLIEEKCPNIDRMIELQNEVREYLKTTIPEQKKRNEILRKIIYDDKVWSELEINKDFAIKYIKGKYLQ; translated from the coding sequence ATGATTCCTCTCATCCATGAAATGAAAGGTAAACGCATAGTCATCTTTGGCGGAGGGGATGTAGGTTTCAGAAAAGCCGCATACTTTTACCCCGAAGCAGAGGTAGTTGTAGTAAGCAGGCGGCACCTTGAAGAAATTCAGCGCATGGGAGTCTTATGCATTGAAATGGATCTGAACACCGCCTCTGAAGATGATATCAAAAAGGTCATCGGTGATTCTGTCCTCATTGTCGCATCAACATCCGACAGAACTCTTAACAACAGAATAGGAGTTTTTGCAAAGGAACTTGGAATCCATTTCAACAATGCAGACGGAGAACCCGGAGACATCATAATCCCTTCAAAAATCTCAGGAGAAAACTATATAATCGCAATCTCAACAGGAGGAAAAAGCCCGGGGATGTCAAGATATATCCGTTTGTTAATTGAAGAAAAATGCCCGAATATCGACAGAATGATAGAACTTCAAAACGAAGTAAGAGAATATCTTAAAACTACAATACCTGAACAGAAAAAACGAAATGAAATACTAAGAAAAATAATTTATGATGATAAAGTCTGGTCTGAACTCGAAATAAACAAAGACTTTGCAATCAAATATATTAAAGGGAAATATCTTCAATGA
- a CDS encoding esterase/lipase family protein, translating into MNENFQICPVVLVHGWRSHPGIWEKLEEKLLEKSIPCWNFSHVAMADKHPEMIAFSLMKYICDMREMHHYDGYIDIVSHSMGAGIARYMLEVIDGEDKSEKIRQMIGIGPPNNGSSMAELFCSGERGRRIMKRLEGVFVPKNFDPLNDPIVQEFRPGSKTVCRLKSGNLRDDIIYRVILTSNVSGNPKLLPDFNGKTWELYGLGKWRMTYFGDGIVPHSDSYLEGAETEILPFDSERLDMNPFDYSHMMLPKNPEVIDQIIKYVTVPEYSSK; encoded by the coding sequence ATGAATGAGAATTTTCAGATTTGTCCGGTTGTTCTGGTTCATGGGTGGAGGAGTCATCCCGGTATATGGGAAAAGCTTGAGGAAAAGCTTTTGGAGAAATCAATTCCCTGTTGGAACTTTAGCCATGTGGCAATGGCTGATAAACATCCTGAAATGATTGCTTTTTCCTTAATGAAATATATCTGTGATATGAGGGAGATGCATCACTATGATGGTTACATAGATATTGTATCACACTCGATGGGCGCGGGTATTGCAAGGTATATGCTTGAAGTAATCGACGGTGAAGATAAGTCGGAAAAAATTCGTCAGATGATTGGAATCGGTCCTCCGAATAATGGTTCTTCCATGGCTGAACTGTTTTGCAGCGGGGAACGTGGCAGGAGAATAATGAAGAGGCTTGAAGGGGTATTTGTTCCAAAAAATTTTGACCCTCTCAATGACCCTATTGTCCAGGAATTCCGTCCAGGAAGTAAAACTGTTTGCAGGCTCAAATCGGGAAATCTTAGGGATGATATAATATACCGGGTAATTTTAACCTCGAATGTATCCGGGAATCCTAAATTATTGCCTGATTTTAATGGGAAAACCTGGGAATTATATGGTTTGGGCAAATGGCGGATGACTTATTTTGGTGACGGGATTGTTCCACATTCAGATTCTTATCTGGAAGGTGCAGAAACTGAAATTCTTCCTTTTGATTCTGAAAGACTGGATATGAATCCCTTTGATTATTCTCATATGATGCTTCCCAAAAATCCTGAGGTAATTGATCAAATAATAAAATACGTTACTGTCCCTGAATATTCGTCAAAATAA
- a CDS encoding DUF2769 domain-containing protein has translation MEVGPGEMEEREKIVLSMCTCKSCPSFEDCGENGGFCFPTIGKSSCIKTENGCICGGCPVYEKMGLKNIYFCIRGSEKEQS, from the coding sequence ATGGAAGTTGGTCCTGGGGAAATGGAAGAAAGAGAAAAAATAGTTCTTTCGATGTGTACATGTAAATCCTGTCCGAGTTTTGAAGATTGCGGTGAAAATGGGGGATTTTGTTTTCCGACTATAGGTAAAAGTTCCTGCATAAAAACAGAAAATGGTTGTATTTGTGGCGGTTGTCCGGTATATGAGAAGATGGGGCTTAAAAATATCTATTTCTGCATCAGGGGATCAGAAAAAGAGCAGTCCTGA
- a CDS encoding glutamate synthase-related protein, translating into MSHYRCNVCRVFEYDSERGDSVTNIKPGTLPLDFPDDWRCPICHSKKTHLEKLEETKHFKRSVHTITCPVCGAKTEITIANPELSDVGGYLGDWRRGSDEIENSMEIIHKISANGESVIEPMRSRKSNILWDDILILGAQLKKIPLNHNAFVSTKTIIGPKALKPLIIETPIIITHMSFGALSKEMKLALAKGSSGAKTAIGSGEGGILKEEFENSYKYIFEYVPNGYSVTDDNLKKVDAVEIKIGQSAKPGMGGEIPAEKVTAEIANIRGFPQGTDIISPANYEDIKTGDDLKRKVDWLREKSGGKPIGIKLAAGNIEGDLEVAVYACPDFITVDGRPGATGAAKKIIKDATSVPTIYALYRARKYLDFVGAADISLIITGGLRISSDFAKAIAIGADAVAIGTSALMSAACQQYRLCDTGKCPVGVTTQSAELRKRLKVDISAKKVENFLQVSTEELKEFSRLTGNNDVHEMSVLDLCTTSSEISENTNIPHV; encoded by the coding sequence GTGTCACATTATCGGTGTAACGTATGCAGGGTTTTTGAATATGATTCAGAAAGAGGAGACTCTGTAACAAATATTAAACCCGGGACTCTCCCTTTGGATTTTCCCGATGATTGGAGGTGTCCGATATGTCATTCAAAAAAAACACATCTTGAAAAACTCGAAGAAACTAAACATTTTAAGAGATCTGTTCATACAATTACATGTCCTGTTTGTGGTGCAAAAACTGAAATTACAATTGCAAATCCTGAATTGTCTGATGTGGGGGGTTATCTTGGTGACTGGCGGCGTGGTTCTGATGAAATAGAAAATTCTATGGAAATCATTCATAAAATATCTGCTAATGGTGAATCAGTTATTGAACCAATGCGATCCCGTAAATCTAACATTTTGTGGGATGATATTTTAATTTTGGGTGCACAGCTCAAAAAGATTCCTTTAAACCATAATGCCTTCGTATCAACGAAAACCATAATCGGCCCTAAGGCTTTAAAACCTCTGATTATTGAAACTCCTATAATAATTACTCACATGTCTTTTGGTGCTCTTTCTAAGGAAATGAAACTGGCACTTGCAAAAGGCAGCAGTGGTGCAAAGACTGCGATAGGTTCTGGTGAAGGTGGTATTCTAAAAGAAGAATTTGAAAATTCATATAAATATATATTTGAATATGTACCCAATGGCTATAGTGTAACAGATGATAATCTGAAAAAAGTTGATGCTGTTGAAATAAAAATTGGTCAGTCTGCAAAACCCGGCATGGGGGGGGAAATTCCTGCCGAGAAGGTAACTGCTGAGATTGCTAATATAAGGGGATTTCCTCAGGGAACTGATATAATAAGTCCTGCAAATTATGAGGACATAAAAACAGGGGATGATCTGAAAAGAAAGGTTGACTGGCTAAGGGAAAAATCCGGCGGGAAGCCTATTGGCATAAAACTCGCAGCTGGAAACATTGAAGGTGATCTGGAGGTTGCTGTATATGCCTGCCCTGATTTCATAACGGTTGATGGAAGGCCGGGTGCAACCGGTGCTGCAAAAAAAATTATAAAAGATGCAACGTCTGTTCCTACAATATATGCATTATACCGTGCCCGGAAATATCTTGATTTTGTTGGGGCAGCGGATATATCGCTGATTATTACCGGAGGGTTGAGGATATCCTCTGATTTTGCAAAAGCAATAGCGATTGGTGCCGATGCTGTGGCAATAGGGACTTCTGCACTTATGTCTGCAGCATGTCAGCAATACAGGCTTTGTGATACGGGAAAATGTCCGGTAGGAGTTACAACACAGAGTGCAGAGCTCAGAAAAAGGCTTAAGGTTGATATTTCAGCGAAAAAAGTAGAGAATTTTTTACAGGTTTCAACAGAGGAGCTGAAAGAATTTTCCCGTCTTACTGGTAATAATGATGTTCATGAAATGTCAGTATTGGATCTTTGTACGACAAGCTCGGAAATTTCAGAAAATACCAATATTCCACACGTATAA
- a CDS encoding DUF6508 domain-containing protein produces MNCINEVPTPENFDAIIKYLPVLEDMSIYDNNRDEIEKNGSCDEILDLVKCLYYNNWLINSRWQEWTSEAELYFGKPELLNDAGIESLRRILTVHVRIDRLFPGEIADLIKRGYLLCIIRRISSLKDSN; encoded by the coding sequence ATGAATTGTATAAATGAAGTCCCGACTCCTGAAAATTTTGATGCTATTATAAAATATCTGCCTGTTCTGGAGGATATGTCAATATATGATAATAACAGGGATGAAATAGAAAAAAATGGCAGTTGCGATGAAATACTGGATCTTGTAAAATGCCTTTATTATAATAACTGGCTAATCAACTCGCGATGGCAGGAATGGACGTCTGAAGCTGAATTATATTTTGGCAAACCTGAATTATTGAATGATGCCGGCATTGAATCTTTAAGAAGAATTTTGACAGTCCATGTAAGGATTGATCGTTTATTCCCTGGTGAAATTGCAGACCTGATTAAGAGGGGTTATCTACTTTGCATAATTAGAAGAATATCCAGTTTGAAAGATTCAAATTAA
- a CDS encoding MntP/YtaF family protein, whose translation MNVDTGIHFLKCKYCDTTVFVDRSGIMFYYALPFFIDDEKAKGVFRRWTANAQVDKELETKGKILSIDKQYFPVYQFKRDENGKEKIYVKPAKGTVLPGMNKLIIPGGDIKIFDSSFNPGNAKVLDVDFGMDAYLPEISGEGKEQALVYFPIYEVSYEFNGETYKAVIDGSSGKVYASNYPTRSSVPYGLVAFGGFGLAFVGGFLGITVSVIFYVLVAFAFFLGYYFGNKVTKKVTSEKSGVI comes from the coding sequence GTGAATGTCGATACAGGCATTCATTTTTTAAAGTGCAAATACTGTGATACTACGGTTTTTGTTGACAGAAGTGGCATTATGTTTTACTATGCCCTTCCTTTTTTCATTGACGATGAAAAGGCAAAAGGTGTATTCCGCAGATGGACTGCAAATGCTCAGGTTGACAAGGAACTTGAAACAAAAGGTAAAATTTTAAGCATAGATAAGCAGTATTTCCCTGTTTATCAGTTTAAGAGGGATGAAAACGGAAAAGAGAAGATATATGTAAAGCCTGCCAAAGGGACAGTTCTTCCCGGAATGAATAAACTGATTATTCCCGGTGGCGACATAAAAATCTTTGATTCATCGTTTAATCCCGGAAATGCAAAAGTTCTTGATGTTGATTTTGGCATGGATGCTTACCTTCCGGAAATTTCCGGTGAAGGAAAAGAGCAGGCACTTGTTTACTTTCCTATCTATGAGGTTTCGTATGAATTCAATGGTGAAACTTACAAGGCTGTCATCGATGGATCTTCAGGTAAAGTCTACGCTTCAAATTATCCTACGCGGTCATCAGTTCCATATGGACTTGTAGCATTTGGAGGATTCGGTCTTGCTTTTGTTGGAGGATTTCTTGGAATTACAGTGTCTGTAATATTCTATGTTCTTGTTGCATTTGCTTTCTTCTTAGGCTATTATTTTGGAAACAAGGTTACCAAAAAGGTTACATCTGAAAAATCAGGGGTGATTTAA
- a CDS encoding SPFH domain-containing protein has product MGFFKKRPDYHGGDDIAGADSRKGFYWVEENKGDNLIWRLPRNVRWNDNVMVREDEYGIFFRDGKAMQVFDRPDRYALTSQNITGLQTLSKSVVGVAQIGEFYWAQKREFRSNFGTSEPLSFRDTDFGVVRLRVFGQYAYKVEDPMLLITQFVGTKGITKSDEIIDWLKDQIVMILNDTLGELKSKQSMGVLDMPAYLQEIEQICITKLTGETERYGLKVTKFSGLNINLPEEVQQAVDKRGAMSALGVNYMQYQTGKAIENIGEGAAQGPGEGAGFATMGAGMGAGFSMANVMGQSMGGGMGGVPSAFGAQNNQQPQQPVQSQGTPCIKCGHQLTPGAKFCPNCGASQAPATVKCPKCNGDVLEGAKFCSNCGNPMVANKCSNCGEDLDPGTKFCSGCGNPVEK; this is encoded by the coding sequence ATGGGATTTTTTAAGAAAAGACCGGATTATCATGGCGGTGATGACATTGCTGGTGCTGATTCAAGAAAAGGATTTTACTGGGTCGAAGAGAACAAAGGAGATAACCTGATCTGGAGACTTCCTAGAAATGTCCGGTGGAATGACAATGTAATGGTCAGGGAAGATGAATATGGTATTTTTTTCCGTGACGGAAAAGCAATGCAGGTATTTGATCGTCCTGACAGGTATGCACTTACATCTCAGAACATCACAGGTCTTCAGACCCTTAGCAAATCCGTTGTTGGTGTTGCACAGATTGGTGAGTTTTACTGGGCTCAGAAGCGTGAATTCCGTTCAAATTTTGGAACATCAGAGCCACTGAGTTTTCGTGATACTGATTTTGGTGTTGTAAGACTTCGTGTGTTTGGTCAGTATGCCTACAAAGTTGAAGACCCGATGCTTTTAATCACACAATTTGTGGGAACAAAAGGTATCACAAAGTCTGATGAGATAATTGACTGGCTTAAAGACCAGATTGTAATGATCTTAAATGACACTCTTGGGGAGCTTAAATCAAAGCAGAGCATGGGTGTTCTGGATATGCCCGCATATCTTCAGGAGATTGAACAGATCTGCATCACAAAGCTTACTGGTGAAACTGAAAGATATGGCCTTAAAGTAACCAAATTTTCAGGTCTTAACATAAATCTGCCGGAAGAGGTTCAGCAGGCAGTTGACAAGAGAGGCGCAATGTCAGCACTTGGTGTCAATTATATGCAGTATCAGACTGGAAAAGCAATTGAAAATATTGGAGAAGGTGCTGCACAGGGTCCTGGAGAAGGTGCCGGTTTTGCAACAATGGGTGCAGGAATGGGCGCCGGTTTCTCAATGGCAAATGTAATGGGTCAGTCTATGGGTGGCGGTATGGGAGGCGTGCCATCTGCATTTGGAGCACAAAATAATCAGCAGCCACAGCAGCCGGTTCAATCTCAGGGCACTCCTTGTATAAAATGCGGACACCAGCTTACCCCCGGAGCAAAGTTTTGCCCTAATTGTGGTGCATCACAGGCTCCTGCAACAGTGAAATGTCCAAAATGCAACGGTGATGTTTTAGAAGGTGCTAAATTCTGTTCTAATTGTGGAAACCCGATGGTTGCAAATAAATGCAGCAATTGTGGTGAAGATTTAGATCCCGGAACCAAATTCTGCTCAGGCTGTGGAAATCCGGTTGAAAAATAA
- the hisH gene encoding imidazole glycerol phosphate synthase subunit HisH → MTQVAILDYGLGNLRSVKKGLEKAGASSFITSDIELMQSADGVVLPGVGAFSEGMDKLKEMKSALFDYVQSSPVLGICLGMQMLLEVSEEYGIHEGLGLVPGKVRQFPVKEGYKIPHMGWNNITITQDDPLFEGIKDGSYVYFVHSFYADTFPEYTLTSTDYICSFSSSVRNKNAYGTQFHPEKSGETGLKILENFIGML, encoded by the coding sequence ATGACACAAGTAGCTATACTTGATTATGGTCTGGGAAATTTAAGGAGTGTCAAAAAAGGACTTGAAAAAGCAGGTGCAAGTTCTTTTATTACATCCGATATTGAATTAATGCAATCGGCAGACGGTGTTGTACTTCCGGGAGTTGGTGCCTTTTCCGAAGGTATGGATAAATTAAAAGAGATGAAATCAGCTCTCTTTGATTATGTCCAATCCTCTCCCGTATTGGGAATATGCCTTGGGATGCAGATGCTTCTTGAAGTGAGTGAGGAATACGGCATTCATGAAGGTCTGGGACTTGTTCCCGGTAAAGTCAGGCAGTTTCCCGTAAAAGAAGGATATAAGATTCCACATATGGGGTGGAACAATATTACAATTACACAAGATGATCCTCTATTTGAAGGTATTAAAGACGGGAGCTATGTATATTTCGTTCATTCATTCTATGCAGACACATTTCCTGAATACACCCTGACATCAACAGATTACATCTGTAGCTTTTCCTCATCTGTCCGGAACAAAAATGCATACGGTACACAGTTTCATCCGGAAAAAAGTGGGGAGACCGGCCTAAAAATTCTTGAAAATTTCATTGGCATGCTTTAG
- a CDS encoding phosphoadenosine phosphosulfate reductase domain-containing protein, producing the protein MSKAFLGKLVLNWCDECHTPVLGKKCSCGAQTREVPITPPGDIRPAFKADIDHINKLYEEHFGTILIPEGHVAVLNKIPDKDRMEEVIMGGSVVCAYRYLPEEKKWEILPRIHAAKYSKPLKRYVVADDGAIESIMNGSSLLAPGLVEIQSDVRAGDEVFILDREGNCIGVGRAREDAADAEKMERGSIVRTRKPKKGICIKGESTWDNAVLSNNNILENVENEAVRFVRSVVDKNPDLPRNVSYSGGKDSLATLLVVLKAIGKTPILFSDTELEFPETYKNVEDVVREYDLEIIHTGAGQEFWDNLEIQGPPAVDVRWCCSVCKLMPVKRIIEEKWGECLSFIGQRKYESLARMKSPRVWRNYKVQVQLSAAPIQHWTALHVFLYLFREKAPYNILYEQRIDRIGCFMCPSSDLATFEIIKEQYPKLWEMWEEKLHTWMDKNNLPEDWWTNAEWRKRGGEDDTSSYT; encoded by the coding sequence ATGTCTAAAGCATTTCTTGGAAAACTAGTCCTAAACTGGTGCGATGAGTGCCATACACCCGTACTTGGCAAAAAGTGCTCATGCGGGGCACAGACAAGAGAAGTTCCCATAACTCCCCCGGGGGATATCAGGCCTGCATTCAAAGCAGACATTGATCACATAAATAAACTCTATGAAGAACATTTTGGAACAATCCTCATACCTGAAGGTCACGTAGCGGTATTAAACAAAATACCGGACAAAGACCGTATGGAAGAAGTTATAATGGGAGGCTCCGTTGTCTGTGCTTACAGATATCTCCCTGAAGAAAAAAAATGGGAAATACTTCCAAGAATTCATGCAGCAAAATACTCAAAACCCCTTAAAAGATATGTTGTGGCAGACGACGGTGCAATTGAATCTATAATGAACGGTTCGAGTCTTCTTGCACCAGGCCTTGTTGAAATCCAGTCAGATGTCAGAGCAGGGGATGAGGTATTCATTCTTGACAGGGAAGGAAACTGCATTGGTGTCGGCCGTGCACGTGAAGATGCTGCCGATGCTGAAAAAATGGAAAGGGGTTCAATTGTCAGGACAAGAAAACCAAAAAAAGGAATCTGCATAAAGGGCGAGTCCACCTGGGACAATGCTGTTTTGTCTAACAACAATATCCTTGAAAATGTTGAAAACGAGGCAGTCAGATTTGTTAGATCGGTCGTTGATAAAAATCCCGATCTTCCACGCAATGTTTCATATTCAGGTGGAAAAGACAGTCTTGCGACTCTTTTAGTTGTATTAAAAGCAATTGGAAAAACCCCAATTCTTTTTTCAGACACTGAACTTGAATTTCCTGAAACCTATAAAAATGTTGAGGATGTTGTACGCGAATATGATCTTGAAATTATTCATACCGGTGCAGGACAGGAATTCTGGGACAATCTTGAAATTCAGGGTCCTCCGGCAGTTGATGTCAGATGGTGCTGCAGCGTATGTAAACTAATGCCGGTCAAAAGAATAATCGAAGAAAAATGGGGAGAATGCCTTTCATTTATCGGTCAGAGAAAATACGAATCACTCGCGAGAATGAAAAGCCCAAGAGTGTGGAGGAATTATAAGGTTCAGGTTCAGCTTTCAGCTGCACCAATTCAACACTGGACAGCACTTCATGTATTTTTATATCTTTTCAGAGAGAAAGCACCATATAATATTCTTTATGAACAGAGAATAGACAGAATAGGATGTTTCATGTGTCCTTCAAGTGATCTTGCAACATTTGAAATCATAAAAGAGCAGTACCCAAAACTATGGGAAATGTGGGAAGAAAAACTGCATACATGGATGGATAAAAACAACCTGCCGGAAGACTGGTGGACAAACGCAGAATGGAGAAAAAGGGGCGGAGAAGATGACACAAGTAGCTATACTTGA
- the hypD gene encoding hydrogenase formation protein HypD, whose protein sequence is MSGGKEIKKALEDIVDRDYTFMHICGTHEAAIAKSGLRSILPKGLKIVMGPGCPVCITPQGEIDAALELAEKDCIIATYGDLMRVPGTKGSLDSSGKDVRVVQGIHKAVEIAKETDREVVFISVGFETTAPTVAATLLTNPPDNFSILCSHRFVPPAMKFLLEQGEAQLDGFMLPGHVCVVTGYEMYEQFKVPQVVAGFEPEDILLGLYMLVKQSKEGRGEVENAYPRAVCREGNKKAMEMLYQVFEPCDVEWRGFPVIPDSGLKLKPEFEKYDALKKFGVEIKHVEKHSACICDKVLRGIAEPADCKLFGKACTPRKPVGPCMVSHEGACKIWALYNQKKL, encoded by the coding sequence ATGTCAGGTGGAAAAGAGATAAAAAAAGCACTTGAGGATATTGTAGACCGGGATTATACTTTTATGCATATCTGCGGGACGCATGAGGCGGCTATTGCAAAATCCGGCCTGCGCAGTATTCTTCCAAAAGGACTGAAAATTGTAATGGGTCCGGGCTGTCCTGTCTGTATAACTCCGCAGGGTGAAATAGATGCTGCACTGGAACTTGCAGAAAAGGATTGTATAATCGCAACATATGGTGATTTGATGCGTGTTCCGGGAACAAAGGGTTCCCTTGATTCAAGCGGTAAAGACGTTCGTGTTGTGCAGGGTATTCATAAAGCAGTTGAAATTGCGAAAGAAACGGACCGTGAGGTTGTTTTCATATCTGTTGGTTTTGAAACAACAGCGCCTACGGTTGCTGCGACCCTTCTTACAAATCCTCCTGACAACTTTAGCATCCTTTGTTCACACAGATTCGTTCCGCCTGCAATGAAATTTTTACTAGAACAGGGTGAAGCCCAGCTTGACGGATTCATGCTTCCTGGTCATGTTTGTGTAGTTACCGGTTATGAGATGTATGAACAGTTCAAAGTCCCACAGGTCGTTGCAGGTTTTGAACCTGAAGACATCCTTCTTGGTCTTTACATGCTTGTAAAGCAGTCAAAAGAAGGGAGAGGGGAGGTAGAAAATGCATATCCGCGTGCAGTATGCCGTGAAGGGAACAAAAAAGCTATGGAAATGCTTTATCAGGTTTTTGAACCCTGTGATGTGGAGTGGAGGGGTTTTCCTGTAATTCCTGATTCCGGGCTTAAATTAAAACCTGAGTTTGAAAAATATGATGCATTGAAGAAATTTGGCGTTGAAATAAAGCATGTCGAAAAGCATTCTGCATGTATCTGTGATAAGGTTTTAAGGGGTATTGCAGAGCCTGCAGACTGCAAATTATTTGGAAAAGCATGTACTCCAAGAAAACCGGTTGGCCCGTGCATGGTCAGCCATGAAGGTGCATGCAAGATCTGGGCATTGTATAACCAGAAAAAATTATGA